In the genome of Candidatus Woesearchaeota archaeon, the window TAACGCTTGTCTATGTTTTCTTGCTCTTCGTTTTAGGGAACCAATACTTTGTAACAAGAATGTAGCCTGCACCTAAGACCATGAGAAGGCTGAGAACTTGACCAGTTGACAGGATGTCAAAAAACCATACTGCATCGTCACGCCAAATGTTGGTGATAATTCTTAGGACGCCATACATGAATAAAAAGAGCCATGTCGCATAGCCTTCGCGATATTTGTTCTTGAGTCGTTGTTGTTTATCATTGACAAGGAGGATGATAAACATTGTTATGTTTTTTAATGCTTCATATAATTGCGAGGGATGGCGATAGCCATCGCAAGCAGGCGGGTTGTTTAAATTTACTGCCCAAGGAACATTTGTTATACGACCGCAAAGCTCAGCATTGGTAAAGTTTGCAATACGACCAAAAAACAATGCAAGCGATGCAGGAATAACAATGTGATCAGTAATTTCAAAGAAACGAACTTTCTTCTTATGTTTCTTTACAAAGAGCAGTGTTGCAATCACAAAACCAATCATGCCGCCATGAATACTCATGCCTCCTTGCCAGATTTTAAACATCTCTAAGGGTGCTGAAAACAATACGTCTGTTTGAAAAAATAAGAATTCTCCCACTCGACCACCAATAATGCCGCCAAGAATAGCATAAATAATGAATGTATCTGTTTCTTCAAGTGTTAGATTAAGTCTTTTTTGTTTTGCTTGATAACGCAGATAAAAATATGCAAACAAGAACCCTAAAGCATATACT includes:
- the lgt gene encoding prolipoprotein diacylglyceryl transferase, whose translation is MFDLMIDPILIHLDFIKEGFGIRYYGLVYALGFLFAYFYLRYQAKQKRLNLTLEETDTFIIYAILGGIIGGRVGEFLFFQTDVLFSAPLEMFKIWQGGMSIHGGMIGFVIATLLFVKKHKKKVRFFEITDHIVIPASLALFFGRIANFTNAELCGRITNVPWAVNLNNPPACDGYRHPSQLYEALKNITMFIILLVNDKQQRLKNKYREGYATWLFLFMYGVLRIITNIWRDDAVWFFDILSTGQVLSLLMVLGAGYILVTKYWFPKTKSKKT